One Desulfovibrio aminophilus genomic region harbors:
- a CDS encoding aminopeptidase produces MTKKKTPELELKPQSCWDVYASKAQRAAMDEVAGRYVDFLSRCKTERETVDYAVARAAEAGFREEFKGKAVYRIMRGKSLFLARKGKRPLSEGFRLVGAHGDTPRLDFKQHPLYEEVQVGLAKTHYYGGIRKHQWLARPLALHGVVVKADGRAVPVVLGEDPADPVFTIADLLPHLAYKQVEKKLSEAFEAEKLNVILGHAPAVKGKDEKENGRIKKRLLELLHERFGIVEADLLSAELQAVPAGPARFVGLDGSLVGGYGQDDRSSVFCALEALLAEKTPEHAQVVVIWDKEEIGSEGSTGAQSLFLEYCLQDLLEAWEPKSRLSKVFLASEAISADVHAAVDPDYQDVHEKLNSAYLGFGPCFCKYTGHRGKVGANDAHPEYIARLRRVLDGAGVPWQMAELGKVDLGGGGTVAKHLARYGLDIIDMGTPVLSMHSPFELTSKADIHATILALRAFLKS; encoded by the coding sequence GTGACCAAGAAGAAAACCCCGGAATTGGAGTTGAAGCCGCAAAGCTGTTGGGACGTCTATGCCTCCAAGGCCCAGCGCGCGGCCATGGACGAAGTGGCCGGACGCTACGTGGATTTCCTGTCCCGCTGCAAGACCGAGCGCGAGACCGTGGACTACGCAGTGGCCCGGGCCGCCGAGGCCGGGTTTCGCGAGGAGTTCAAGGGCAAGGCCGTGTACCGGATCATGCGCGGCAAGAGCCTGTTCCTGGCCCGCAAGGGCAAACGGCCGTTGTCGGAGGGCTTCCGGCTCGTGGGGGCCCACGGCGACACGCCGCGCCTGGACTTCAAGCAGCACCCTCTCTACGAGGAGGTCCAGGTGGGCCTGGCCAAGACCCACTACTACGGCGGCATCCGCAAGCACCAGTGGCTGGCCCGGCCCCTGGCCCTGCACGGGGTCGTGGTCAAGGCCGACGGCCGCGCCGTGCCGGTGGTCCTGGGCGAGGACCCGGCGGACCCGGTGTTCACCATCGCCGACCTCCTGCCGCACCTGGCCTACAAGCAGGTGGAGAAGAAGCTCTCCGAGGCCTTCGAGGCCGAGAAGCTGAACGTCATCCTGGGCCATGCCCCGGCCGTGAAGGGCAAGGACGAGAAGGAGAACGGCCGGATCAAGAAACGCCTGCTGGAGCTCCTGCATGAGCGCTTCGGCATCGTCGAGGCCGACCTGCTGAGCGCCGAGCTCCAGGCCGTGCCCGCCGGTCCGGCCCGCTTCGTGGGCCTGGACGGCTCGCTCGTCGGCGGCTACGGCCAGGACGACCGCTCCTCGGTGTTCTGCGCCCTGGAGGCCCTGCTGGCCGAGAAGACGCCCGAGCACGCCCAGGTGGTGGTCATCTGGGACAAGGAGGAGATCGGTTCCGAGGGCTCCACCGGGGCCCAGTCCCTGTTCCTGGAATACTGCCTCCAGGACCTGCTGGAGGCCTGGGAGCCCAAGTCCCGCCTGTCCAAGGTCTTCCTGGCCTCGGAGGCGATCTCGGCGGACGTGCACGCGGCCGTGGACCCGGACTACCAGGACGTGCACGAGAAGCTCAATTCGGCCTACCTCGGCTTCGGTCCCTGCTTCTGCAAGTACACCGGTCACCGGGGCAAGGTCGGTGCCAACGACGCCCATCCCGAATACATCGCCCGGCTGCGCCGCGTGCTGGACGGCGCGGGCGTGCCCTGGCAGATGGCCGAGCTGGGCAAGGTGGACCTGGGCGGCGGCGGCACCGTGGCCAAGCACCTGGCCCGCTACGGCCTGGACATCATCGACATGGGCACGCCGGTGCTCTCCATGCACAGCCCCTTCGAACTCACCAGCAAGGCCGACATCCACGCCACGATCCTGGCCCTGCGGGCGTTCCTGAAGAGCTAG
- the selB gene encoding selenocysteine-specific translation elongation factor → MPVIMGTAGHIDHGKTSLVKALTGIDCDRLAEEKRRGITIELGFAYLDLPDGSRLGIVDVPGHERFVKNMVAGAAGIDFVLLVIAADEGVMPQTREHLEICTLLGVQAGLVALTKVDMVDEEWLEMVRDETARYLEPTFLGGAPLLPVSAVTGQGLDELRAAVAGLAADFAPRRRSDLFRLPVDRVFSIKGHGTVVTGTSLAGKIAVGEELQVYPGDRRAKVRGLECHGAVVNEAPAGLRTAVNLGGLDVADLERGDVLARPDSLFPSLVWDVELTCLASTPRPLKHRKEVHFHHGAREVMARVYFLDREELKPGDTALCQVRFAEPLAGVHGDRVVLRSFSPLRTIAGGRIVNPLGRRVRRFSAQAKGIEALRLGQGEEVLRAQLELAGPSGLTQAQLLILADMESRALEKALGLLGGRQEALQYDRETRTYAAGSVVAGLIDSLTRFLGDFHRREPMRPGLARGELASTWGRDLPPKLFHFLLERAARQGAVVLENDLFHLPGHKVSLASDTARLREAVLAAYEAGGLTPPNLKDVLGPLGVEFKEAAPVFKMLQDEGRLTKIKEEMYFITPAVAELTERVRAWFAAGREEMEPSDFRDLSGLSRKYSIPLLEWLDKEKVTVRVGDNRRLRKRDAVG, encoded by the coding sequence ATGCCGGTCATCATGGGCACCGCCGGGCACATCGACCACGGCAAGACGAGCCTGGTCAAGGCCCTCACGGGCATCGACTGCGACCGTCTGGCCGAGGAGAAGCGCCGGGGCATCACCATCGAGCTCGGGTTCGCCTATCTCGACCTGCCGGACGGCAGCCGCCTGGGCATCGTGGACGTGCCCGGGCACGAGCGCTTCGTGAAGAACATGGTGGCCGGCGCGGCGGGCATCGACTTCGTGCTCCTGGTCATCGCGGCCGACGAGGGCGTCATGCCCCAGACCCGCGAGCACCTGGAGATATGCACGCTCCTGGGCGTCCAGGCCGGGCTGGTGGCCCTGACCAAGGTGGACATGGTGGACGAGGAGTGGCTGGAGATGGTCCGCGACGAGACCGCCCGCTATCTGGAGCCCACCTTTCTCGGCGGGGCCCCGCTGCTGCCGGTCTCGGCCGTCACGGGCCAGGGCCTGGACGAGCTGCGCGCGGCCGTCGCGGGCTTGGCCGCGGACTTCGCGCCCCGTCGGCGCTCGGACCTCTTCCGCCTGCCCGTGGACCGCGTGTTCAGCATCAAGGGCCACGGCACCGTGGTCACGGGCACGTCCCTGGCCGGGAAGATCGCCGTGGGTGAGGAACTCCAGGTCTATCCCGGGGACCGCAGGGCCAAGGTGCGCGGTCTGGAGTGCCACGGCGCGGTGGTGAACGAGGCCCCGGCGGGCTTGCGCACGGCCGTGAACCTGGGCGGGCTGGATGTGGCCGACCTGGAGCGCGGCGACGTGCTGGCCCGGCCGGACAGCCTGTTCCCCAGCCTGGTCTGGGACGTGGAACTCACCTGCCTGGCCTCGACCCCCAGACCGCTCAAGCACCGCAAGGAAGTGCATTTCCACCACGGCGCGCGCGAGGTCATGGCCCGGGTCTACTTCCTGGACCGCGAGGAACTGAAGCCCGGGGATACGGCCCTCTGCCAGGTGCGCTTCGCGGAGCCCCTGGCCGGGGTCCACGGCGACCGGGTGGTGCTGCGCTCGTTTTCGCCTCTGCGGACCATCGCCGGAGGCCGCATCGTCAATCCCCTGGGACGCCGGGTGCGGCGTTTCTCGGCCCAGGCCAAGGGCATCGAGGCCCTGCGCCTGGGGCAGGGCGAGGAGGTCCTGCGGGCCCAGCTGGAGCTGGCCGGTCCCTCGGGCCTGACCCAGGCCCAGCTCCTGATCCTCGCGGACATGGAGTCCAGGGCCCTGGAAAAGGCACTGGGCCTGCTGGGCGGCCGCCAGGAGGCCCTGCAGTATGACCGCGAGACGCGGACCTACGCCGCCGGGAGCGTGGTGGCCGGACTCATCGATTCCCTGACGCGTTTCCTGGGCGACTTCCACCGCCGCGAGCCCATGCGGCCCGGCCTGGCCCGGGGCGAGCTGGCCTCCACCTGGGGCCGCGACCTGCCGCCCAAGCTCTTCCATTTCCTCCTGGAGCGCGCCGCGCGCCAGGGCGCGGTGGTCCTGGAGAACGACCTTTTCCATCTGCCCGGGCACAAGGTCTCCCTGGCCTCGGACACGGCCAGGCTGCGCGAGGCCGTGCTCGCGGCCTACGAGGCCGGTGGCCTGACCCCGCCGAACCTCAAGGACGTGCTCGGCCCGCTGGGCGTGGAGTTCAAGGAGGCCGCGCCGGTCTTCAAGATGCTCCAGGACGAGGGGCGGCTGACCAAGATCAAGGAGGAGATGTATTTCATCACTCCGGCGGTGGCGGAGTTGACCGAGCGGGTCCGGGCCTGGTTCGCCGCCGGGCGGGAGGAGATGGAGCCCTCGGATTTCCGCGACCTGAGCGGCCTGTCGCGCAAGTATTCCATTCCGCTGCTGGAATGGCTGGACAAGGAGAAGGTCACGGTGCGGGTGGGCGACAACCGCAGGTTGCGCAAGCGCGACGCCGTGGGCTAG